The following DNA comes from Papaver somniferum cultivar HN1 chromosome 4, ASM357369v1, whole genome shotgun sequence.
ATCTTGCTCTTCACCTAAAAAACAAGATGGTGAAATGGAACTGCAGACCTAATGTTGTTTCATATTGTGTGATTATAGATACTCTTTGTAAAGGAGGTTTAGTTGATAAAGCTTTAGTTCTTTACTTCTTTTCTCTGAAATGCGTAAAGATTTAGATGTTGTTTACATTTCTTTGATCAATGGGCTTTCTAGTTCAGGTGGCTTGAATGAGGCCAAGAGATTCCTTGAAGAGATGGGCAATAGAGTAATCTCTGCAGATGCAAAGACTTATAATTCTATCATTCATGGTTACTGCTTACATGGTCAATGGAAAGAAGCGAGAAGATATTTTGATCAAATGATGGATCGAGGGATTATATGGCTAAGGGTTTGAACAATATCCATATAATCTGAAGAATAAAGATAGATGAACATGTCTTGGCCATGGGTTGCAGCGTTAAGTAGTTAATCTCTTTAAAAAATGACAGCGGAAGATAAACGACTTGATTCAATGGCAGACTGCAAATTTCAGGGTATTACTGTGTTCAttttaaaatttcaaaatttattGCAATACTACAACTTCGGCCCTCTTGGCAGTTAATCTTGGATATTAAGGATGATGTTCTTTCGTTTTTGATCGCACAGGCACTGAAATCAACTTAAAAATGGGGTACAACGAAGAGGGCGGAGAGGGAGCTTTATCTGATAGAAATGATCAGGAAATTGTCACATGCTGTTTCTCCTGGTCGAACAAGGTTGGATGTCAACTATGGTGTACGAGCAATGATGTTGGTGGTGATGAAAGTGAAATCTCTACTACAATGTTCATGTCTAGACACACTTCATTTTCCAACCCAGCTATGCCAGTAAAGCCTGATCGCAGTACAATGACATTCATGATTGTTTGAATCACAATAAAGTGTCTCTACTGGGTGTGGAGGAAGGTGAGAATCTGACAAGTTTGATTGAAGTAGCTGGAATCTCAAATGATAATTGGAAGTACCAGATCCAGAAGAGTTGCACTACACtcagagattaaaaaaaaaaacgattatacccgccaccctacccgacccgccagagaatgggttgggtaggatcttacccgtttaatggcgggtaggagGGCGGgtaaattttttcttaaccgccagtaaacgggtagggtggcgggtataggtcatatcctacccaccctacccgttgtgcagccctaatatTAAGGATTAAAAATCAAGTCACATAGCTTCCGAAATATCTCTAATCAAACAAGTATTTAGCTACAGGAGTTCATGGCGAGGAAACAGGAAATTCaaaatgtgaaaaatactagaaccccctactatatgggttcaaccatatacaagccccacaaaatggatcttacaccctcaactccacactttccgtttttgatatttctaggcccagaaatattttttttggggcctggttttcaattttcccggattgctgacgtcatcaggatttttaataaaagtaaaaataccGAAATTAACCTTCCCTATTTATAGACGTTTTATACCTACCAGAAACTGAAAACCAAATCAGATTCAGCTCTTTCTTCTCTCCGCTCTCGTTCAGAAACAGAATTGGAGATTTTTCTTCAGACGAATTCGTGAATTTTGATAGTTTCATACTGATTTTCGTTAATTTGATAGGaagaaaacgagaagaagaacaacataaacgagaagaagaagaaaacgaattttCTCTCAATTCGTTGAGGTGTATTCGTCTGtttttcagatctgacgagatagtgaagctgcattgatgaacaacaaataggtttgttcaTTTTTAGCTTTTCTGTTGCTTGATTCACTAGTTTTGTCATCGATTTTTTGAATCTCGATCTTCTACTGATTACGATTTTTGTTCTGTTTCGAAtttgttgagtctgagaagaggaagaagacagttgggaatacataaatcaaaataggtacgaattgtgatttcgatttagttttcaaattcaattgattttgattttaccgtttcgatctatttttgtcacttttgatacttacacatgtttttgttgatgcttacacatgtttgtttgatactgagaagaggaacaaaataaacattgtttcagaagaaagaaaacaacaaatctaggtaagaattttatgttgtttttgatttcagatctgttttcaaattttttttttgaattattttgttgttctttcatgtgcgatctgttaatttgttgttttactttttgttgatactgagagaagtatgaagaaacaattttgtttcaaaaaaacaacttcaaattgatttgtatacatgctgttttttttgttacagtatgtgtaacttgaggttacacatatatatcatgttgtattttaagcatgcttaaagaagatgcagagttttttagttgcagcatgtgtaaatttattttacacatatatcctctttgtatttttaagcatgtgtgaggaagatgcagatgtttttttagttacaacatgtgtaattttagtttacacatatatcctgttgtatttgaagaatgtgtaagttgaagttacatatatatgtcctgtaacatgttttatttgtaaacaattgtatcatctgtatcttttacttatatttagcttgccgcatagaatatacttctcacgagggggcaacgcccccgagtgaattgcgttcgttttcaaattttgatattcttattgTGTATTTGATATTTTCAGGTTGTCATGGCTGTTGTTAGTTGCGCTGCTGTTAGTTGCATTGCTGTTGTTCGCTACTTTTCTGATTTCATTACCCTGCgtgttaatactgatatcaaacttgatgagtttaaggaacaagtttgcaaggaatggaagcagtatactccacttggtattactttcttctttcgagaaagtgggaaagattttccgcttgactgtgatttttctttgcaagctcttatatctatcacaaatagtaaacagaagaccagtgttgatattttcttgcaaaatgttcctcgtgtggcctcttcctctagctctagggcagattcttctatttctaatgggtCTAGTAGTTCGTCTTCGTCCACAAACAATCTTactgttgcaatgtatttggaagataaaagtaagccagcgaaacctttgttatcggatggttggcccaaggttcttggtgatattggccatgtgtttgttgaaggagttaagcaagtcagggttgcttttaccaagtatcgtcttcgcactggtttccaaatgattgtaactcacaatgagcgttctaggttcacggctaagtgtgcagatgaaaaatgcggctggaaattccatgcagcttctatcgatgaaaggaatgaaatgtttcaggtaggttttccgtgttctgtcatctaatgcttagcatatgttatgttttgttacagtatgtgtaactttggtttacacatgatgtttttggcaccatattgtgttttggttgaattgtttatattttgtatgaatctcttcaggtcaggtcttataaccctgagcacatttgtggtgctggtggacgcaacttgaaccaaacttactccaccagcttctcgtctagtttgattgaggaagaagttcgcaaaaatcctcacaagaagcccAAGCAAATTGCTGCTGATTTCCAGACCAACTATGGGATCAACATGGAGTACTACCAGGCATATAATGCTAGGGAAAAGGTTTATGATACGATTTATGGCGACGATGTCAAGTcctactcgcacttggtatggtatattgatgctataagggaaaccaaccctggtagtgtgataaagtttgaacgtgaaaataaacagttccagcggattttcatcgcatttgctgcatgcatcaaagggtaccggttttgtcgtccaatggtatacttggatactactttcctgactggtacattcaaaggttgcttgatggcagctactgggatcaatggtggtaaaggtatgttttttatgtgtttttttttttatgaacaacttcagttgacaaataactaacagttacacatgtgtaactctcagttacacattactttactcagtgtgtaactaagaaaatagcatctgtaaccttaagttaaatatttgttttagcatgtgtgaaacttattattctttcgattctgcacaatttttttgtaggatttttcccccttgcttttgcactagtcgattctgagacgatcgacaactgggagtggtttttaaggaatttgaaagaagttgttggtgatgggaggccaatcaccttcctttcggatcgccatgaaggactcttgcaaggtgttccacttgtttatccagatgggttccacagcttctgctactatcatttgacgaagaatatacccatcactgcaacagatcctaggtactcacttgtgatggaccatttccgagaggcgacatacgcactctcacctgaaaaccatgcgaaagccatacagaagattagagatttgaactgcgattgggtggctgattacatcgagacaatcccacctgaagcatatgcgaatgcctatttcaaaggttgtcggtatggacgaacatctagtactctagcagaatcagtcaatagctgggttctggttcacaagaagatgcctgcatctgctcttcttgatcaggttaattgagtgtgtgtgtgtttttgt
Coding sequences within:
- the LOC113275882 gene encoding uncharacterized protein LOC113275882; the protein is MTAEDKRLDSMADCKFQGTEINLKMGYNEEGGEGALSDRNDQEIVTCCFSWSNKVGCQLWCTSNDVGGDESEISTTMFMSRHTSFSNPAMPVKPDRSTMTFMIV